A region from the Rheinheimera mangrovi genome encodes:
- a CDS encoding YeiH family protein, giving the protein MWVLLLLSLLLQLCYLAEPVLHQWVSPVFVALILGLSAAFVLPLCSVQPRQLLASQLDTLALWQQKALRFGIVLFAFSVDPQLVLQTSPLALVQLIVLVLLVLTAALWLGIKVFKLPKDLVLLVSCGLSFCGTSAIFATWSVRKSDDATLTQSLAMVLLMGLLALLSYSVLMQTGVLPEAQLAWLIGSTAPEVSQAVAAGSQLGDVAPQAVIAKLFRVCLLVPFLLWLSFNSKNNQGFVFPWFVLAFIVVLLINIAFAVPVWFSQAALVLSQSCLIFAMVVTGLLTCWQDLKQCSGKAVGFAAVVMVLLFSLSWLLLPG; this is encoded by the coding sequence ATGTGGGTATTACTTCTGCTTAGCCTGTTATTGCAACTCTGTTATCTGGCAGAACCTGTCTTGCATCAGTGGGTTAGTCCTGTTTTTGTGGCTTTGATCCTGGGATTATCTGCCGCTTTTGTGTTGCCCTTGTGTTCGGTGCAACCCCGCCAACTGTTGGCGTCACAATTAGACACACTGGCTTTATGGCAACAAAAAGCCCTGCGTTTTGGCATAGTTCTGTTTGCTTTTAGTGTTGACCCACAGCTGGTTTTGCAAACCAGTCCGCTGGCTTTAGTACAGCTGATTGTTTTAGTGCTGCTGGTGTTAACCGCTGCACTGTGGTTGGGGATCAAAGTGTTTAAGTTACCTAAAGATCTGGTGCTATTAGTCAGCTGTGGTTTAAGTTTCTGCGGAACTTCGGCCATTTTTGCCACCTGGTCGGTGCGCAAAAGTGACGACGCCACTTTAACTCAAAGTCTGGCTATGGTGCTGTTGATGGGCTTGTTGGCGTTATTGAGTTATTCCGTGTTGATGCAAACTGGCGTTTTACCCGAAGCCCAGCTGGCCTGGCTGATAGGCAGTACTGCACCTGAAGTATCACAAGCTGTTGCGGCAGGCAGTCAATTGGGCGATGTGGCGCCACAAGCTGTGATTGCCAAACTATTCCGGGTTTGTTTACTGGTACCGTTTTTACTTTGGTTGAGTTTTAACAGCAAAAATAACCAGGGCTTTGTGTTTCCATGGTTTGTGTTGGCTTTTATTGTGGTATTGCTGATAAACATAGCTTTTGCTGTGCCTGTCTGGTTTAGTCAGGCTGCGCTTGTATTGTCACAAAGTTGTCTGATTTTCGCCATGGTAGTGACAGGGCTTTTAACCTGTTGGCAGGATCTGAAACAATGCAGCGGCAAAGCAGTTGGCTTCGCCGCTGTGGTGATGGTTTTACTCTTTAGCCTTTCTTGGTTACTGTTGCCGGGTTAG
- a CDS encoding LysR family transcriptional regulator, with product MNYPSPRHWLLLDAICRQHSLTKAADQLALSQSAASQALKELEQRLGHALFLRQGRQLIPTQHTLDLLPRLQLFLELQQDLVSADPDKGQLRLVASETVGCYLLPGLLAQFTALHPHIDFKLRLCNSSEVLQLMHQQQAQLGFVEGPVLSAEFDIRHWRQDLTVLIGHPLLHQNLSTEQLLAQRWIVREQGSGTRAVLEHELARLHWTPNQLLELERPEAIKQAIKQGLGIGCLPLLAVQDEINAGQLLLLQSPLQLQRHFRLVQHKNYQPALLQKFLHFLQQSSVINAL from the coding sequence ATGAATTACCCCAGCCCACGCCACTGGTTGTTATTAGATGCGATTTGCCGCCAGCACAGCCTGACCAAAGCAGCTGATCAATTGGCATTAAGTCAGTCCGCCGCCAGCCAGGCTTTAAAAGAACTGGAGCAACGCTTGGGTCATGCACTGTTTTTACGTCAGGGCCGACAGTTAATTCCCACTCAACACACGCTGGATTTATTGCCCAGATTACAGCTGTTTCTGGAGTTGCAGCAGGATTTAGTCAGTGCCGATCCTGACAAAGGACAGTTAAGGTTAGTCGCCAGTGAAACTGTAGGATGTTATTTATTACCCGGCTTGCTGGCACAGTTTACGGCTTTGCACCCACACATAGACTTTAAACTACGGCTGTGCAATAGCAGCGAAGTACTGCAATTGATGCACCAGCAGCAAGCTCAGTTGGGTTTTGTTGAAGGACCAGTATTAAGTGCTGAGTTTGACATCAGGCACTGGCGTCAGGATTTGACGGTATTGATAGGTCACCCACTGCTACACCAGAATCTGTCAACAGAACAGCTATTGGCACAACGCTGGATAGTGAGGGAGCAAGGATCTGGCACCCGCGCTGTACTGGAGCATGAATTGGCACGACTGCACTGGACGCCCAACCAGTTGCTGGAGTTGGAGCGGCCTGAGGCCATTAAGCAAGCGATAAAACAAGGTTTAGGTATAGGCTGTTTACCTTTACTGGCGGTGCAGGACGAAATTAATGCCGGGCAGTTGCTATTACTGCAAAGTCCTTTGCAGCTGCAACGTCATTTCAGACTAGTACAGCATAAAAACTATCAACCTGCTCTGCTGCAAAAATTTTTGCATTTTCTGCAGCAAAGCAGCGTCATTAACGCGCTTTAA
- the phoR gene encoding phosphate regulon sensor histidine kinase PhoR codes for MRLLLSKRKIFGKIFLLFFIVALAGWLFDLLFPALFATSLVLLGWNYQHIFILDKWLWRDKKLTPPAGDGSWQQVFDGIYYRLRKARKKNKELRSLIRRFRDGAEALPDAIVVLNSDWTIIWCNKLAQQLVGLRWPQDERQRIDNLIRNPEFQTYIQQKQFDQSLELSSPVNEDLVLEYRMLQYGDDQHLLIVRDVTQLKLLEQVRKDFVANVSHELRTPLTVLQGYLEVMDADNLPNAGIWLKAHTVMLEQTKRMDALVQQLLTLSRIEAAAKVQFEDHIDVPAMLAMLEQESQTLNRDKHHQISFSVEPDLVVSGIREELRSAFSNLITNAIKYTPNGGEIQVSWVRQHQKAVFSVSDNGEGIAPQHVKRLTERFYRVDQARARATGGTGLGLAIVKHVLQRHNSKLMIFSEPKKGSSFSFSLPAELLPKRKAIKAR; via the coding sequence ATGCGTTTGTTACTATCTAAAAGGAAGATTTTCGGAAAAATCTTCCTTTTGTTCTTTATTGTGGCTTTAGCTGGCTGGTTGTTTGACCTGCTGTTTCCTGCTTTATTTGCCACCTCTTTAGTGTTGCTGGGCTGGAATTACCAGCATATTTTTATCCTGGATAAATGGCTGTGGCGCGATAAAAAGCTGACGCCTCCAGCCGGTGATGGCAGCTGGCAACAAGTGTTTGATGGTATTTATTATCGTCTGCGCAAAGCCCGTAAAAAAAATAAAGAACTACGATCACTGATCCGACGCTTTCGCGATGGTGCCGAAGCCTTGCCTGATGCGATAGTGGTTTTAAACAGCGACTGGACCATTATCTGGTGCAATAAACTGGCACAGCAACTGGTGGGTTTACGTTGGCCACAGGATGAGCGTCAGCGTATTGATAACCTTATTCGCAATCCAGAATTTCAAACTTATATTCAGCAGAAGCAATTTGACCAGTCTCTGGAGTTATCCTCGCCGGTGAACGAAGATCTGGTGCTGGAATACCGCATGCTGCAATACGGTGATGATCAGCATTTGCTGATCGTGCGTGATGTCACTCAGTTGAAACTGTTGGAACAGGTTCGCAAAGACTTTGTGGCTAATGTGTCACATGAACTGCGTACGCCGTTAACTGTATTACAGGGCTATCTGGAAGTGATGGATGCAGATAACCTGCCCAACGCCGGTATCTGGCTGAAAGCTCACACTGTGATGCTGGAGCAAACCAAACGTATGGACGCTCTGGTACAGCAACTGTTAACGCTGTCCCGTATTGAAGCCGCGGCTAAAGTACAGTTTGAAGATCATATCGATGTGCCCGCAATGCTGGCGATGCTGGAGCAGGAATCTCAGACGTTAAATCGCGATAAGCATCATCAGATCAGCTTTTCAGTTGAACCTGATCTTGTGGTGTCAGGTATTCGCGAAGAGCTGCGTAGCGCCTTTTCTAACCTGATCACTAACGCTATTAAATACACGCCAAATGGTGGCGAAATTCAGGTGAGCTGGGTAAGGCAGCATCAGAAGGCAGTATTTAGTGTCAGCGATAATGGTGAAGGTATAGCGCCACAGCATGTGAAACGGCTGACCGAAAGGTTTTACCGTGTTGACCAGGCCAGAGCCCGAGCCACAGGCGGCACGGGTTTAGGCTTAGCTATAGTCAAACATGTATTGCAGCGCCATAACAGCAAGCTGATGATTTTCAGCGAGCCGAAAAAAGGCAGCAGCTTTTCTTTTAGTTTACCTGCAGAGTTATTACCAAAACGTAAAGCTATTAAAGCGCGTTAA
- the phoB gene encoding phosphate regulon transcriptional regulator PhoB has product MSRKILVVEDEAPIRDMLCFVLEQNGYQASTAEDFDSAVNMLVEPYPDLVLLDWMLPGGSGIQFAKKMKGHELTRTIPIIMITARGEEEDKVRGLEVGADDYVTKPFSPKELMARIKAVIRRVAPTSLDDVIEVQGLKLDPVSHRVTAAEQAVDMGPTEFRLLHFFMTHPERVYSREQLLDHVWGTNVYVEDRTVDVHIRRLRKAISLAGHDRLVQTVRGSGYRFSAK; this is encoded by the coding sequence ATGTCTAGAAAAATCCTGGTCGTAGAAGACGAAGCGCCGATCCGTGACATGTTGTGTTTTGTGCTTGAACAAAATGGCTATCAGGCCAGCACCGCAGAAGATTTTGATTCGGCCGTAAATATGTTGGTAGAACCTTATCCTGATTTAGTCTTACTGGATTGGATGTTGCCAGGGGGCAGCGGTATTCAGTTTGCCAAAAAAATGAAAGGGCATGAGCTGACCCGCACTATTCCAATCATTATGATTACGGCGCGCGGTGAAGAAGAAGACAAAGTCCGTGGGCTGGAAGTAGGGGCTGATGATTACGTCACTAAGCCATTTTCACCTAAAGAGCTGATGGCTCGTATTAAAGCTGTGATCCGTCGTGTGGCGCCAACCAGCCTGGATGATGTGATTGAAGTGCAAGGCTTAAAACTGGATCCGGTATCTCACCGTGTGACTGCAGCTGAACAGGCTGTCGATATGGGGCCGACCGAATTCCGCTTATTACATTTTTTTATGACGCATCCGGAGCGGGTGTATAGCCGTGAGCAGTTGCTGGATCATGTCTGGGGCACTAATGTGTACGTCGAGGACAGAACAGTCGATGTGCATATCCGCCGTTTACGTAAAGCCATTTCATTGGCTGGACATGACCGTTTAGTGCAAACTGTACGGGGGTCGGGTTATCGTTTCTCAGCCAAGTGA